AACACGTTTTTTATTGAAGACATGATTGTGCAAAATAATTTGCGCTTGATTCATGACAAAAATCAGGTCACGAGAAGAATCTCCTTCTGGCATGAATTGGCGAATGCCTTCACCAATAAGTTCGTTTGGTGTATATAACCTTTCCTGAATAGGTGGACTTTTAATAAACATCAGGTTGTGGTGTCCTCCACCCTTATGGAAGGTAACAGGAGCATCAATCACTTGCTCATTAAGTGCATTGATAAGTAGTCCTGAATCATCAGCTGAAAGATGTCCTCCAGTATAATCTTTCATGACCATATCGTCATGAGTGGGTTGCAGGGTTACTAAATCACAACAGAGTGCGGTTTCATCCTCTGCGGGATTTATTCCCAGGCCCATAGCAGTAAGCGGAGCATGACCTGAATTATATTGTTTGGGGTCAAGACCCAAAAGCCCCAGGCAGGAAACTTCATTACCCGGATGCAGCTCATCAGGAATTGTTTGAACAGGTCCACAAGTTGCGTTTTTGGTCAGGGCATCCAGATTTGGGGTGTCGGCCAACTGCAACGGGGTTTTATTATCTTTTTCCGCGAAGGGCTTATCTGTCAGGCCCGCCACGATAATAACGAGGTATTTCATTTCTTTAGGGATACAAGGATCGAGAACTCAAGCATATTCAGGAATCTGCAATTATAACTTAATTTTTGATTTTTCCATAACTTATTGAGAAACAAGGTTGACTACTGGGTTAGAGGGTCTCGTACATTTGTAATTATTTATCAAATTGTGACTTTGCTGAGTTCTTTTCCGATGTAAGGTGTTTATGCTTGCACTTTGGCTTCATTTATCTGAATTAGAAACGGTTGTATTGCCCTGATTTAGACTTCGATAAGACTGTTTTTATATATAAATCATACTGTTATGGACGGGGAATGGCTTTTATGGTACCGTTTCACGATGCAAAATTTGCCAGTACACTAAAGCTATAGTATCTGCATGTTTATAATGGTGTTATTTTGATCAATGTGTTCGGGGAGATAAACGGGAAGATAAAGGAGAGAATATGTATGAAGTGAACGAGATTTGCAAAGATGGCAAACCTCTACCTTTAACTACCGATGGGCATCTCCGGATAGTATTTATTGGTACAGGCTCAGCTTTTGCCAAGCGACGGCGGCAATCTAACATACTGGTCATTCAAGGCAACCATCATATTTTGATTGATTGTGGCACCCAGGGGCCTCTTGCCCTTAATGATTTGGGATTAAGTGTTTTAGATGTGCGTTGTTATCATCCTACCCACAGTCATGCGGATCATATTGGTGGATTCGAGGAAGTGGCGTTGATGAACCGGTACACTCCAAATATTTCCAAACCTGACATGATTATTTTGCGGGACTATCAGGATATTTTATGGAGCAAAAGCCTTTCCGGGGGTTGTGAATATTGCGAGGCAAATCAAGGCAGGCCGCTACAACTGACAGATTTTTTCAACATACTTCGTCCCCAGAATATTGAAATTGATGGAAGAAAATTCTGGGCTTATAAACATGGCCCGATTGAATTGGTCATAATGAGAACTCGACACTTTCCTGATACGGCAATAAGTGTGGACGAGTCGCAGTGGTGTTCTGGAGTTTTTATCAATCGTCGTGCCTGGATATCAGGCGATACTATGTTTGACTCCGACTACCCCATACGTTTTGCCAAGTCGGCAGAAGTAATGTTTCACGATACGCAACTATTTTTTGGCGGTGTCCATGCTTCTTACCAGGAGTTGATGACTTTGCCTGATGAGGTACGGAAAAAAATGTATCTTTATCATTATGGAGATAATTGGGACAACCCGGAAACCTGGGCCAGCGGATCTGATAAATATACGGGTGATCCGATTACGGACGGGTTTTTAGGTTGGGCAGAACAACGCAAAGCATATGATTTTTTCTAATTTCTTCTTTTTAGGGGTTGCCAGTTTTTGATGCAGTTATAGGGATTCTTCATGAGTTACCAAATTACCTTAAACACTTGGTCTGGAGCGAGTAAAAAAGAGGCCGCTGAAAAGCTTGCATCAGTGTTCCGGATGAACAACGAGAAGTCTATGGGTATTCTGGATAATTTATGTGAAGGGTTTCCCTGGCGGTTTGACCAATGTATTCCCGATCATCAGGCAGATATGGCATCTACCTATCTCAGCGGTTTGGGTTTTGCCGTAGACATTAAACCTGTTGCAGGAGATATCGAGCCATTACCAGGACCCACTGTTACAGAAGAAGCCCCAGCAGAAGAGATTGCCCAATCCTACGGTGACGACTATAGCTTGAAGTTTCAGGGAGACGGCCGCACCCTTTTGAACATTAGCCTTGCTAATCTGATCAAGACCGTATTCACTCTGGGTATCTACCGATTTTGGGCCAAAACCAATGTGCGCCAGTATATCTGGAGCCAAACATTGTTTGCCGGGGATCGTTTTTCCTATCATGGAACCGGTAAAGAATTACTCAGCGGGGCGTTTCGATTCGGTGGTATTCTTGTTTTATTGGGATTAATTAACGTCTATATTTTTTTTAATATTGGTCCTGCAGAAGGCGAAATATTTTCAGACCTTCTTTCACTGATTATTCTTTTTATGATACCTGCACTTTTGGTAGGTGCATGGAGATACCGGCTTTCCCGAACTGCCTGGAGAAATATCCGCTTTTCCTTCCGGGGGAAAAAGATGGATGCGTTTATGTTATATTTTTTGGGAGGAATTTTTTCCGTCTTGACGTTGGGTCTTTATTGGCCGTTTTTTAAAATGAAAAGCGAAAAATTCTGGCGCGAGAACTCATGGTTTGGAGATGTACAGTTTGGTTTTTCCGGTATAGGTAAAGATTTTTTTAGAAAGTTTTTGTTTGCCATTATTCTCACACCTCTTACCGTTGGTTTTTATTTTTTCTGGTTTGCCGCAGACTTAAAGCGCTATTTATGGTCACACACTCATGTAGGGGGGGCGACTTTCAATTTTCCGATTAATGGAAAAGATTATATGAGATTAAAAGTGATTAACTTTTTTATTCTTATAGCTTCGTTTGGGCTGGGTTACCCTTGGGTAGTGGTACGTAACCAGAAATTTTTAACAGACAACCTGACTCTTGCCGGAAATATTGAATTAAATCATATCGTCCAGGAGATGAAAACCAGCGGAGCATTTGGCGAGGAAGCCCTGGACGCAATGGACGTTCCTATTGAAATTGGATAACCGCATATCGTAAACTTTCCAGTTGTAAGGTTTTTGTTTAATCCCTTTCAAAGGAGCGGGCATGAATGCCCGAAAGCTGCAATTTTCTGGTATCTTGTTTGATGGCAAAAGTGCCAGGAAACACACCGTTGAAATTGAACTCACTCCACGCGAAATAATAATCAAACAGCAAGGTCTTTCACCCTTTCACTGGTCTTATTCCAATCTCAGATGGGCCGCAAGTGTTAACAGTCCTTTCCATTTAGAGCACGGAGATTTAGATAGTCCCTTCCAGGAAACTCTGGTGGTGGACGATCCTGTTTTTTATGAAAGCGTTTCCAGCATTGCTCCGAGTAACCTTTCTACCAATGGCAACCAGACAGAATTTAACTGGAAATTTTATGTTGCGGGAATATTAATTCTGATATTTTCCGCTTACATACTTATTAAAACAGTCCCCACATTTCTTGCTGATAGAATGGTTGAAAAAATCCCTGTCGAACTGGAAGTGATTTTAGGCCAGTCGATGCTAAATATGCTTCCGTTGTTACAGGAACCCGACAAGAAAATTCTCATGGTATTGCAGGATACGGTTGACTTGCTCGAGCAGTCAGTCGAAGGTTACCAGCCTTATAACATGAAGGTTTATATTTTGCCGGGGAAAACAGTTAATGCGCTGGCCTTGCCCGGTGGCAGTATCGTTGTGTTTGAAGGATTGCTTCATAAAGCTGAGTCTGCTGAAGAGATAGCGGGAGTTCTTGCACATGAAATTCAGCATATTCTCCTCCGGCATTCTACCCGGGGTATTCTTAGGAACGTGGCACAAAGCATGCTGCTGTCTCTTTTCATTGGAGATGTGAACGCAGTCATGGAAGGGGTAACCAATCTCGCGGGAGAACTGGAAACTCTGGGGTTCAGCCGTGAAATGGAAACTGAGGCCGACAAAAAAGGAATGGAATTAATTCTAAATGCCAATATTAATCCTTACGGTATGGTTCGAATGTTTGAAAAGATTTTACAAGATGAAGTCAAGAGTCTGCCCGGGAATAAAAGCACGAAAAACGAAATGGAGCTTCTTTCTTATCTTTCCACCCACCCTTCAAGTCGTAGCAGGTTGAAAATGCTGGAGAAACAAATTGAGGGTCATGAAAACAGAACCTGGGAACCTCTTTTCCCCGAGTTAGACTGGAATGAAATAAAACCAGAAAATTAATGCCTGCTCCTAAACTTTCCACGACAGATAGTTTTCAAAGACAAACCGTTCTGGGATTGTTAGCCATCCTTTTTATTTTTGCCGTGTTCAGATTGCCGGGGCTCGGAGTACCGCTTGCTTCAGATGAGCTTGCTACAGTCTCCCTCTGGGCACAAATGCCTTATCTAAAAATTCTTTCCAACTATCAATACCCCAACAACCATATTTTTCTAAGCCTTGTTCTAAGCTTTTTGCTCAAGGCATTTGGGTTGAAGGAATGGCTATTACGAATGCCCTTGCTTGCATGTGGGCTTGCCAGCATTTATTCAGGTTACCTGCTGGGTAAGAAAGTTACGGGAAGTAATAGAGTGGGACTATTCACTGCTTTTCTAATGACTATTTGTGAGAAGCATATTTTTTACTCTACAAATGCCCGAGGGTATATCGTGAACATGTTCTTGGCCTTATTGGCAGTAATTATTGTTCAAGATAGATTAAAGGGGATCACTTTTAAAATTAAGAAACTTTCGTATGTATTTAATCAAGGGCTGGTTTTTATCGGTTGGTCTTTGATTTGGATTATTGGGACCTGGACGGTTCCCACATTTTTATTTTTTGAAGTAACCATTGCTTTATTTCTGACGGCAATATTGTTGACGGGAAAACAATTTCAACCTTTGCGAAAAGAACATTTGTTAATTCCAGTTACTTCATGCCTGATTGGTGGATCAGGGTTTTATTTTCAATTTTACGTGCTGATAGATTCAGCCATGTTGGCCGATGCGACTGCGCGAGCTGCAACAACAACTTTGCCCCTGTTTTTTCCAGCAATATTGAATGAATGGTTTAGCCCTTTTGAGCAGGCCGGTGTATTGTTTCTTTTTCTTGCGTTGCTGGGGGCAAGAAACCTGTTCCGAAATAATCAAATCATTGCAATGCTGATAAGCTGTGTTTGTTTGGGACCTGTCTTTATCGGGATAGTGGGATATTTGTTGGGAATACTTCCTGGTATTCCGCACCCCAGGACGTATTATTACCTGCAACCTTTTGTCTTGATGCTTACGGTGTCTGGCGTCCGGGAAATTGGAATGGGATTCCCATTAGCAATAAACAAAAAATTTAATGCGAAACAGAACCTGGCTATACCAGTTGTTATAGCAGTTATTTTATTCGTAATTTCGTGTTTGAATTTCTTTCAACATATTTATCCCAAGCGCGTATCGCGGGATCCTTTGGATAAGGTTCAGGAATTTGTAGAAAAGTTAGAACCCAATGACCTGGTTCTGGTTTCGAAAACTATGCATGTAGGATTTTACCTGTATGGGGCTCGCGCTATGCGAGAAAGAGTCGAAAATATTCTTCAGGATGGGAAAATGGGAGAGGTTTATTTTTTAGGGTATAAGAAAAACAGGATTTCGATAAATCAGGAGATAGCAACAAAAGATAGTCACTTATTTAACTTTCCCGTGTTAACCCGTAATGCTAAAAAGAAAGGACCAGCCCTTCCTGAAAAGGCTTTAGAGGTTGCGGGGCATTTTGGCCCATTTGTATTTTATCAATTAAAAGAGGGTTGGTTGCAGCCCTTGGAGGGATGGGAGAAATTAGGTCTAAACCCCGCCATTTTTGGTGCAGGGCCGTTTGTATGGGAAAAATTCTTAAGCCCTTCAGGAACCAGACCCTTGATTCGATTTCGGGATTCTTTTACGGTTGCTATCGAAAACAAGAAACTTTTATCTAATGAGGCCCAGGGTTTGATTCTGAACTTAGTGGAAGTTTCTGGATTCAAAAAGGATTTTTCTGCGGCTTTTGTGGGAGGAAACATGGATAGAAATAGTATAATTCTAGATCCCAGTTGGCTGCCTAATGATTGGGTGATAGACCATCCCTACGGGGGTAATATATTTAATCGAAGTTGGAATCCTGCGATATTTGTTTCACAAGGAACAGGTAGTTTGTCTGTGATGGATGTTAAGTTTAAAAGACATCCCCGACAAGGAGCATTCAGGAAATTTTTAAGTTATCGCATTAAAGAACCAGGAGTGGATAATAAATGATAATTGTTACTGGAGGCGCGGGGTTTATAGGCAGTGCTCTGGTGCATGGGCTGAACCAGAAAGGGATTGATGATATCTGGCTGGTGGATGATGTGGATCACCCGGAAAAGCAGAAGAATCTTGATAATCTTAATTATTCCAGATGGGTGGGTAAAGACGATTTTTTAAAGGAGGTGCCGGGGATCAAGGGGTGTTCTGCTATCCTGCATATGGGGGCATGTTCATCCACTACTGAAACTAATGAAGCCTACCTGCGTGAAAATAATTTCGAGTACACGCAATCTCTGGCCAAGTTCTGCATGGAAAAGGACGTTCGTTTTATATACGCCTCGAGTGCTGCAACTTATGGCGCAGGTGAAAACGGTTACTCCGATGATGAATCATATTTGGAAAACCTTGTCCCCCTCAATTTATACGGTGCCAGCAAACAGTGGTTTGACTTGTGGGCCAAAAAAGTGGGTGCCTTAACGACCATTGTGGGATTGAAATACTTTAATGTGTTTGGTCCAAATGAATATCATAAAGGCGACATGCAAAGTATGGTTCGTAAGGGATTTATGCAGATACGTGATTCGAGAAAATTAAATTTGTTCAAGTCTTATAAGCCCGAATATGGCGATGGAGGTCAGGAGAGAGACTTTTTATATGTCCGTGATGCGGTAGCAATGACCCTGTTTTTTCTGGAACATAAGGATATTGGTGGAATATTTAATGTGGGTTCAGGCAAGGCGAGAAACTGGAATGACCTCGCCTCATCGGTTTTTCTTGCGATGAATCAAGAAGTGAATATTAATTATATTGATATGCCTGAATCGATCAGGGATCAATATCAATACCACACTTGTGCAGAAATGGAAAAAATTCGGTCAGCGGGCTATGTGGAGTCGATAACTTCGTTAGAGGAGGGAATTTCAGATTATGTTAAAAACTTCCTTATTCCCGATAAGCACCTGGCGTGAAATTTTTTGAGATGATTGAGGATCAACTGGCTTTATGTTTTTCCAAAATTTGTTCCAGGGTCCCTGTGGTTGAATGCCCTTTAACTATAGGAATGAGTTCGACTTTTGCTCCATAACCTTCAACGATTTCCCGACCGACCACTTCATCGATTTTATAATCGTCTCCTTTTACCAGAATATCCGGTCTGATTTCCCGGATGAGTTTTTCCGGAGTGGTTTCATTAAACATGGTTATGTAATCTATATATTTCAAAGCCGAAAGAATATTTGCACGTTCCCTTTCATTTTTAATAGGTCGATTTTCCCCTTTTAATTTTTTAACGGATTGATCGGTATTTAGTCCCACTACAAGGATATCCCCTAGAGATTTTGCTTTTTGCAGGAACTCAATATGTCCTCCGTGAATAAGATCGAAGCAACCGTTAGTGAATACAACCTTTTTATCTGTGCTCTTCGCCATGCTGATTATTTTTTTCAGTTCTTCAAGACCCAGGACAGTATGAGAAGTTCGTAACATTTCCTCTTGCAGAAACTCATTAATCTCTTCAAGGGTTACGACAGCAGTTCCCACTTTGCCGACAACAACACTTGCAGCCATATTTGAAAGCCATGCTGCTTCCTGGTAATCGAAACCTACAAACATTGCCATGCTAAAAACACTGATGACAGTGTCTCCCGCTCCGGTTACGTCAAAGACTTCTTTGGCTACAGTAGGAATTGATATAAGTTTTTCTTTGGATTTATATAATGACATCCCATCTTTACCCTGTGTGATGAGGATAGCCTGTGCTTTTGTCAAATTTAACAGATATTCGGCGGCGCGACCCAGATCTTCCTTGTCTTTGATCTTAATGGGAACCGAGCTTGCAACCTCCCTCAAGTTTGGGGTGATAACAGTGGCACCTTTATAAAGTGAAAAATCCGAGTTTTTGGGATCGACAATAACAGCCTTTTCTGATTTCTGGGCTTTGCGCATAACAGCCTTGATAACTTTTTCCGTCAGAATACCTTTGTGATAATCAGAACAGATGACCCCATCCATTGTTGGAATAACCTGGTTAATATATTGGATTAATTTTTTTTCTGTTTCTTCTGTGATAGGCCGGTTATCTTCTTTGTCGACACGTAGAATCTGCTGGTTGTGGGCGATTATTCTAATCTTGGTAGTTGTTGGGCGATGAACAAACCGGAAAATCCCTTCCGTTTGAATAGACCGGTCATGGATGGTTTTTAAAAGTTTGTCACCTTTTTCGTCCTGTCCGATGGCACCGCATAGATGGACTTCGCAACCAAGCCCAACAAGGTTGTTAGCAACATTGGCTGCTCCTCCCAGGGCAAGATTTTCGGAGCGTGTTTCCAGAATGGGAACGGGTGCTTCTGGAGAGATTCGACTCACACCTCCCCAAATATATTCATCAAGAATCAAGTCGCCGATAACAAGGATTTTGGGCCGTTCATCACTGCTGAAAAAATATTTAAACTTTTCTTTCATTTACAAGCCTTCTTCAATAAGTTCGCAAATAATATGTCCGATAGTTATATGCACTTCCTGAATTCTAGCAGTGTCATTGGAAGGAACAACAATTGATAAGTTTGCGACCTCCTTTATTTTACCCCCATTGTTACCCAGCAGTCCAATAGTCTCTGCACCTATTGAATTAGCTTTTTCCAGAGCTCTCACAACATTTTTCGAATTACCGCTTGTGCTAATACCAACCACCGCATCATTTTCCCGACCCAAAGCTTCGAATTGCCTTGCAAAAATGGTTTCAAATCCATAATCATTACCCAAGGCGGTTAGCGAAGAGGTGTCTACAGTTAATGCGATAGCTGGAATGGCCTGGCGTTCTTTTTTGAATCTACCCACAAGTTCAGCGGCTATGTGTTGTGAATCAGCGGCACTCCCCCCATTACCCATTAAAATAAGTTTTCCACCCTTTTTAAGGCGGGCATTTATTCGGTTGGCGGCTTCAAGAATGTCTCCTGAAAGAGTGTCGGCGACCTTCTTTTTTAATTCTGCGCTGGTATAAAGGAAATCCCTAACTCGTTGCATAGCTCCTCATTTGTGAAATCGGTTAATAAAAATTTTACAATCAGATGTTTCTATTCTACAGCAAGCCTTCATCAGCAAAACTAAAAAACCCGCTTCCTGCAATAATAATGTGGTCGATCATATGGATACCTACAATCTTTCCAGTCTGGTTTAGACGATGAGTGATCTCAAAATCCTTTTGGCTTGGAGAAGGGTCCCCGCTTGGGTGATTGTGAAGCAAGGCAAATGAAGCTGCGGACTCACGAATAGCCGGAATCATTACTTCTCTTGGGTGGACAATGCTGGCGTTTAAGCTTCCTTCAGATACGGTCAAATCCTTTATGAGTTGTAATTTATTATCCAGCAAAACGATTTTTACAATTTCTTTTTTCAGGTTTCTCATAAACGGCGCAAATTACGTTACCAACGCCTGGCTGGATTTCAATTCGGTCTTTAAGCTTGCTGATTTAGAGGACATTCGCTTTCCAACCTCAAGCGCTGCTTTGGCAGAGCCTATTCCTTTTACCTGGCATATTTCATTTACTGTTGCCTGATCTATGTTTTCCAGGCTGCCAAATACCTTGAGTAAATCTCTACTTAAATCCACCGCATTTTTTTTGATCGCCGATCTCCAGAGCCAATGAGGATACCCAATAGATGTGCGTCAGATAATGAATTGCTTCCGTATCTTATCAGTCTTTCACGCGGGCGCTCGTCTTCCGGCCAGTATTTTATGGCAGATTTGTTTTTTCCCGTCATGTTGGAGTCCTGGGTTTCAGGATTGCACTTTTTCTTTAAAATATTCCAGGGTTGATTGAAGTCCCTTATCTAAATCCACTACGGGTTCCCAGTTTAAATATTTTTTAGCGCGCGTGATATCGGGCTGACGTATTTTGGGGTCGTCTTCAGGTAAAGGAACGTGAACAATCTTACTCTTGCTGTCAGTAGCTTGCAAAATTTTATTGGCCATCTCCTGGACGGTCATTTCATTGGGGTTGCCTATATTTACAGGGTTATTCTGGTCTGACATGAGCAGGCGATAAATGCCTTCAATGAGGTCCGATACGTAACAGAAACTCCTTGTCTGGGAACCTTCTCCGTAGACTGTTAAATCTTTTCCTGTGAGTGCCTGTTTTAAGAAATTGGGGATGGCGCGTCCGTCGTTAACTCGCATGCGCGGGCCATAGGTATTAAAAATACGAACGATCTTGGTGTTAATACCATGAGTCCGATGATAGGCCATGGTTATGGCTTCCGCAAACCGCTTGGCTTCATCGTAGACACCACGGGGGCCAATGGGGTTGACGTTTCCCCAATATTCTTCTGGTTGTGGATGGATCAAAGGGTCTCCATAAACCTCTGAAGTGGAAGCAAGAAGAAAAGTGGAGTTTTTGGCTTTCGCAAGCCCAAGAGCGTTGTGAGTGCCCAGTGCTCCGACTTTAAGGGTTTGAATAGGGAGTTCCAAATAATCAATCGGGCTGGCAGGGGAGGCGAAATGCAGAATATAATCCAAATCGCCCTCCAGGTCGATAAACTCAGAGACGTTATGTTCGATAAATTGAAATTTCTCGCTTTTTATACCGGATATATTATCTCTGGATCCGGTGATGAGATTGTCCATGCAGACTACCTCATGGCCTTTATCTAAAAAATACTCGCATAAATGCGAACCCAGGAATCCTGCGCCACCTGTTATTAATGTTCTTGGCATGCTAACCTCATGATTGGTTGGGAGATGGGGCTGGGTCAAACAAGGTTCCCCGTTCAATTTTATGTCCAGCCATAAAACTTTTGGCTGACATGCTTTTTTTTCCTTCCGGTTGAAGTTCTGTGATGATCAGTCGTCCTTCTCCGGTGCCCACTTCAATACCTATATCGGTAATTCGAGCAACTTTACCCGGAACATCATCAGGAGCACCATCGCTAATAATGACCTTCAATATTCGCAATCTTTTTTTGTTCAACAAAGTGTAGGTTCCTGGCCATGGGGTCAGACCTCTAACCTGATATGAAATGATTTTTGCAGTTTGTTCCCAATGAATCAGGCCCTCTTCTTTTTTTAACTTTGCCGCATATGTGGCTTGACTGTGATCTTGCGGAGTGGGCAGCAGGGTATTTTCTTCGAGTCTTTTGATAGTCTCAATAACAAGGGCGCCTCCTGTTTCAGCCAATGTATCATGCAGCGTTTGCGCGTTGTCATCCTCATTTATCGGGATTTCTTTCATTAAGAGAATATCTCCCGTATCCATTCCTTTATCCATTATCATAGTGGTGACTCCCGTCCTGGTATCACCATTAAGGATTGACCGATGAATGGGGGCAGCGCCCCTGTATTTCGGCAAAAGCGATGAATGCAGGTTAATACAGAACTGTTTGGGTATTTTAAGAAAAGCCTCGCTCAATATTTGTCCAAAAGCGACCACTATGATCAAGTCAGGTTGATTTTTTTTTAACGACTCAATGAACTCAGGGTCGTTAACTGTTTTTGGTTGCAGTGTTGGCAGATTGGAATCCAGCGCATATTGTTTTATTGGCGAAAGAATAAGTTTCTGTCCCCGTCCTTTTGGCTTGTCGGGCTGAGTGATGACAGACAATATGGAATGAGAGGAATGATGCAGGGCTTTCAGGGTTGGAAGCGCAAATTCTGGCGTTCCCATAAAAACAATTTTCATGCATCCTGCTCTTTTAGTTTCTTTTTGAACTTCCGTTTTAAAATATCGCGCTTCATTTTACCCAGCTTGTCCCA
This window of the Nitrospinota bacterium genome carries:
- a CDS encoding phosphoglycerate mutase, giving the protein MKYLVIIVAGLTDKPFAEKDNKTPLQLADTPNLDALTKNATCGPVQTIPDELHPGNEVSCLGLLGLDPKQYNSGHAPLTAMGLGINPAEDETALCCDLVTLQPTHDDMVMKDYTGGHLSADDSGLLINALNEQVIDAPVTFHKGGGHHNLMFIKSPPIQERLYTPNELIGEGIRQFMPEGDSSRDLIFVMNQAQIILHNHVFNKKRVAEKKDPVNSIWFWGNGELPGMPSFKERYDKNASIITASLMVKGIGRLTGIDVIDVKGATGFSDTDYAGKVTATLKELETKDVVFLHISAGEEASLKGDIDDKILMIEDFDAKVVKPLAQAMETMENIKMMVVVNHVSSAMSMKYERSPVPYLVYPVASGNTGQYDEQILETGKFFDNAPDLLNAFLTDQL
- a CDS encoding MBL fold metallo-hydrolase, producing MYEVNEICKDGKPLPLTTDGHLRIVFIGTGSAFAKRRRQSNILVIQGNHHILIDCGTQGPLALNDLGLSVLDVRCYHPTHSHADHIGGFEEVALMNRYTPNISKPDMIILRDYQDILWSKSLSGGCEYCEANQGRPLQLTDFFNILRPQNIEIDGRKFWAYKHGPIELVIMRTRHFPDTAISVDESQWCSGVFINRRAWISGDTMFDSDYPIRFAKSAEVMFHDTQLFFGGVHASYQELMTLPDEVRKKMYLYHYGDNWDNPETWASGSDKYTGDPITDGFLGWAEQRKAYDFF
- a CDS encoding DUF898 domain-containing protein — its product is MSYQITLNTWSGASKKEAAEKLASVFRMNNEKSMGILDNLCEGFPWRFDQCIPDHQADMASTYLSGLGFAVDIKPVAGDIEPLPGPTVTEEAPAEEIAQSYGDDYSLKFQGDGRTLLNISLANLIKTVFTLGIYRFWAKTNVRQYIWSQTLFAGDRFSYHGTGKELLSGAFRFGGILVLLGLINVYIFFNIGPAEGEIFSDLLSLIILFMIPALLVGAWRYRLSRTAWRNIRFSFRGKKMDAFMLYFLGGIFSVLTLGLYWPFFKMKSEKFWRENSWFGDVQFGFSGIGKDFFRKFLFAIILTPLTVGFYFFWFAADLKRYLWSHTHVGGATFNFPINGKDYMRLKVINFFILIASFGLGYPWVVVRNQKFLTDNLTLAGNIELNHIVQEMKTSGAFGEEALDAMDVPIEIG
- a CDS encoding M48 family metallopeptidase, whose amino-acid sequence is MNARKLQFSGILFDGKSARKHTVEIELTPREIIIKQQGLSPFHWSYSNLRWAASVNSPFHLEHGDLDSPFQETLVVDDPVFYESVSSIAPSNLSTNGNQTEFNWKFYVAGILILIFSAYILIKTVPTFLADRMVEKIPVELEVILGQSMLNMLPLLQEPDKKILMVLQDTVDLLEQSVEGYQPYNMKVYILPGKTVNALALPGGSIVVFEGLLHKAESAEEIAGVLAHEIQHILLRHSTRGILRNVAQSMLLSLFIGDVNAVMEGVTNLAGELETLGFSREMETEADKKGMELILNANINPYGMVRMFEKILQDEVKSLPGNKSTKNEMELLSYLSTHPSSRSRLKMLEKQIEGHENRTWEPLFPELDWNEIKPEN
- the rfaD gene encoding ADP-glyceromanno-heptose 6-epimerase; this encodes MIIVTGGAGFIGSALVHGLNQKGIDDIWLVDDVDHPEKQKNLDNLNYSRWVGKDDFLKEVPGIKGCSAILHMGACSSTTETNEAYLRENNFEYTQSLAKFCMEKDVRFIYASSAATYGAGENGYSDDESYLENLVPLNLYGASKQWFDLWAKKVGALTTIVGLKYFNVFGPNEYHKGDMQSMVRKGFMQIRDSRKLNLFKSYKPEYGDGGQERDFLYVRDAVAMTLFFLEHKDIGGIFNVGSGKARNWNDLASSVFLAMNQEVNINYIDMPESIRDQYQYHTCAEMEKIRSAGYVESITSLEEGISDYVKNFLIPDKHLA
- the rfaE1 gene encoding D-glycero-beta-D-manno-heptose-7-phosphate kinase is translated as MKEKFKYFFSSDERPKILVIGDLILDEYIWGGVSRISPEAPVPILETRSENLALGGAANVANNLVGLGCEVHLCGAIGQDEKGDKLLKTIHDRSIQTEGIFRFVHRPTTTKIRIIAHNQQILRVDKEDNRPITEETEKKLIQYINQVIPTMDGVICSDYHKGILTEKVIKAVMRKAQKSEKAVIVDPKNSDFSLYKGATVITPNLREVASSVPIKIKDKEDLGRAAEYLLNLTKAQAILITQGKDGMSLYKSKEKLISIPTVAKEVFDVTGAGDTVISVFSMAMFVGFDYQEAAWLSNMAASVVVGKVGTAVVTLEEINEFLQEEMLRTSHTVLGLEELKKIISMAKSTDKKVVFTNGCFDLIHGGHIEFLQKAKSLGDILVVGLNTDQSVKKLKGENRPIKNERERANILSALKYIDYITMFNETTPEKLIREIRPDILVKGDDYKIDEVVGREIVEGYGAKVELIPIVKGHSTTGTLEQILEKHKAS
- a CDS encoding D-sedoheptulose 7-phosphate isomerase, whose protein sequence is MQRVRDFLYTSAELKKKVADTLSGDILEAANRINARLKKGGKLILMGNGGSAADSQHIAAELVGRFKKERQAIPAIALTVDTSSLTALGNDYGFETIFARQFEALGRENDAVVGISTSGNSKNVVRALEKANSIGAETIGLLGNNGGKIKEVANLSIVVPSNDTARIQEVHITIGHIICELIEEGL
- a CDS encoding SDR family oxidoreductase is translated as MPRTLITGGAGFLGSHLCEYFLDKGHEVVCMDNLITGSRDNISGIKSEKFQFIEHNVSEFIDLEGDLDYILHFASPASPIDYLELPIQTLKVGALGTHNALGLAKAKNSTFLLASTSEVYGDPLIHPQPEEYWGNVNPIGPRGVYDEAKRFAEAITMAYHRTHGINTKIVRIFNTYGPRMRVNDGRAIPNFLKQALTGKDLTVYGEGSQTRSFCYVSDLIEGIYRLLMSDQNNPVNIGNPNEMTVQEMANKILQATDSKSKIVHVPLPEDDPKIRQPDITRAKKYLNWEPVVDLDKGLQSTLEYFKEKVQS
- a CDS encoding methionyl-tRNA formyltransferase, with translation MKIVFMGTPEFALPTLKALHHSSHSILSVITQPDKPKGRGQKLILSPIKQYALDSNLPTLQPKTVNDPEFIESLKKNQPDLIIVVAFGQILSEAFLKIPKQFCINLHSSLLPKYRGAAPIHRSILNGDTRTGVTTMIMDKGMDTGDILLMKEIPINEDDNAQTLHDTLAETGGALVIETIKRLEENTLLPTPQDHSQATYAAKLKKEEGLIHWEQTAKIISYQVRGLTPWPGTYTLLNKKRLRILKVIISDGAPDDVPGKVARITDIGIEVGTGEGRLIITELQPEGKKSMSAKSFMAGHKIERGTLFDPAPSPNQS